A single genomic interval of Mucilaginibacter boryungensis harbors:
- a CDS encoding NADH-quinone oxidoreductase subunit 5 family protein, which translates to MESLLAHQDLQLAGYTLTAVLAPLAAFLLNALVLDKGSKISGWVSTLAMLLSTACAVVVFSKVWNSGLYYHQQYLWFTIGSTRIYAGLLLNNLSVLLLLLVSVIALPVHIYGTAYMKGDPYFGRYFTYLSFFCFSMLALVVADNLVLVYAFWELVGFSSYLLIGFWNTRDRAVQANKKAFIMNRIGDIGLLAGIMILFAQFHTFDLDQLFGNNGMVMQAIVKNGVWFSPFGSMPVVWQYIACGGIILAVAAKSAQFPLHTWLPDAMEGPTSVSALIHAATMVAAGVFLLGRFYPFFNSNELTALAVIGCFTAFMAATIALTQNDLKRILAYSTISQLGFMVMAMGIGAYGSGLFHLVTHAFFKCLLFLSAGIIIHEMQHLKDEYQLDIDPQNILYMGGLRKKLPLTFVVCVIAALALVGIPFTTGYLSKDGILVQAFEWAGDKSWVYSIVPVLALLSGVLTAFYVARLIFRVFFGEFEQERINAQVKAHFTDGGWAYKFPLIFLALCCLFPVFSFNPFFYEHAWVLKGLVVTDHLGRINPYHTIIPVGVTLISILTIYWAYSIYVTQKRKLFPQHTFLFKLSYHEWYIDKFYNGAIVKGVLALSDRMFWFDKNVIDGLIHLLTKITLALSATAKWLDKYIVDGFLHGIAAVVVGISNFVRGFQTGKVQYYLFSMLAVILALFIFKILI; encoded by the coding sequence GGCAGCAAGATCAGCGGTTGGGTATCTACCCTGGCCATGCTGCTAAGTACAGCTTGCGCCGTAGTTGTGTTTTCAAAAGTGTGGAACAGCGGCCTATATTATCACCAGCAATATTTGTGGTTCACCATTGGCAGCACACGCATATATGCCGGTTTATTGCTGAATAACCTATCGGTTTTGTTGCTGTTGCTGGTATCGGTAATTGCGCTGCCGGTGCATATTTACGGCACGGCTTATATGAAAGGCGACCCATATTTCGGGCGTTATTTTACCTACCTCAGTTTCTTTTGCTTTAGCATGCTGGCTTTGGTTGTGGCCGATAACCTGGTGTTGGTTTATGCTTTTTGGGAGTTGGTGGGTTTCTCATCCTACCTGCTCATTGGCTTCTGGAACACGCGCGATAGGGCTGTGCAGGCTAATAAAAAAGCTTTTATCATGAACAGGATAGGCGATATCGGCCTGCTGGCCGGTATCATGATCCTGTTCGCGCAATTCCACACGTTCGATCTTGATCAATTATTTGGCAATAATGGCATGGTAATGCAGGCCATTGTTAAAAATGGGGTATGGTTTAGTCCGTTTGGGAGTATGCCTGTGGTTTGGCAGTACATAGCTTGCGGCGGTATTATATTGGCAGTTGCGGCTAAATCGGCACAATTTCCATTGCATACCTGGCTGCCCGATGCAATGGAAGGCCCAACCTCGGTTTCGGCTTTGATACACGCGGCTACCATGGTGGCAGCAGGGGTATTCTTATTGGGACGGTTCTATCCATTTTTCAATAGTAATGAACTAACGGCACTGGCCGTTATCGGTTGTTTTACGGCATTTATGGCGGCAACCATCGCGCTAACGCAAAACGATCTGAAACGCATCCTGGCTTATTCAACCATATCGCAATTGGGCTTCATGGTTATGGCCATGGGTATCGGCGCGTATGGTTCGGGGTTGTTCCACCTGGTAACACACGCATTCTTTAAATGCCTGCTGTTCCTGTCGGCTGGTATCATTATTCACGAGATGCAGCACCTGAAAGACGAATATCAACTGGATATCGACCCACAGAACATCCTTTACATGGGCGGACTGCGTAAAAAGCTGCCGTTAACATTTGTGGTTTGTGTAATAGCCGCGCTGGCCTTGGTAGGTATACCTTTTACTACGGGTTATTTGTCTAAAGATGGCATACTTGTACAGGCCTTTGAGTGGGCAGGCGATAAAAGCTGGGTTTACAGTATAGTGCCCGTATTAGCTTTGCTAAGCGGTGTGCTGACGGCTTTTTATGTTGCACGTTTAATATTCCGGGTGTTTTTTGGCGAATTTGAACAGGAACGTATCAATGCGCAAGTTAAAGCGCATTTTACCGATGGCGGCTGGGCTTATAAATTTCCGCTGATATTCCTGGCGCTGTGCTGCCTGTTCCCGGTATTTTCATTCAACCCGTTTTTTTATGAACATGCCTGGGTATTGAAAGGCTTGGTGGTTACCGATCATTTAGGGCGTATCAATCCTTATCATACCATTATCCCGGTAGGGGTAACTTTAATTAGCATACTCACTATTTATTGGGCGTACAGCATTTATGTTACGCAAAAGCGGAAACTGTTCCCGCAGCATACATTCCTGTTCAAACTATCGTATCACGAGTGGTATATTGATAAATTTTACAATGGTGCTATTGTAAAAGGCGTATTAGCTTTGAGCGACAGGATGTTTTGGTTTGATAAGAACGTTATTGACGGTTTGATACATTTGCTCACTAAAATTACCTTAGCGCTATCGGCCACAGCCAAATGGCTGGATAAATATATTGTAGATGGTTTTTTGCACGGCATAGCGGCAGTTGTAGTGGGCATTAGTAATTTTGTGCGCGGCTTTCAAACCGGCAAGGTGCAGTACTATTTGTTTAGCATGCTCGCAGTAATATTGGCTTTATTTATATTTAAAATACTGATCTGA
- a CDS encoding complex I subunit 4 family protein encodes MNILTILIFIPVLFALLIWVMPSAWRGSFKFLTLTATLIQLGLAVWIYCHFKTGANFGGINHEGQYQLVQKLSWINLNLGQSKLQIDYFVGIDGISLAMVVMTSLVLVIAALSAWEIKSNLKGFFILFLILDMAVIGVFCALDFFLFYLFYELMLLPLYFLIGMWGGVRREYAAIKFFLYTLFGSVFMLLVMIGLYLSVQDPATGNHTFNMVTMMNPANYISGSIFDTINHYTLFGMHARTLGFIILFIAFAIKVPVVPLHTWLPDAHVEAPTPVSIILAGILLKIGGYGIIRICTGIFPDVATTGAFWLGLLGIISIIYGALNALAQRDLKRMIAYSSVSHMGFVLLGIASQTPEGIGGAMMQMVSHGFLSAMLFFLVGVIYNRVHDRDIYNFRGLSGLMPRYTVFVMIAFFASLGLPGFSAFVAEAFSLAGAFKSFTFNGLMPQWLAVCGVLGILLSAAYFLWTLQRMFFGKELLKGGETWHLALTDLNWRETITLVPLAVLALALGIMPSLVFDKINDSVLALVSFLHG; translated from the coding sequence ATGAATATATTAACTATATTAATATTTATACCTGTGCTGTTTGCCCTGCTGATATGGGTGATGCCATCGGCATGGCGGGGCAGTTTTAAGTTCCTTACGCTAACGGCAACGCTGATACAATTGGGTTTAGCAGTTTGGATATATTGTCATTTTAAAACCGGGGCCAATTTTGGCGGCATTAACCATGAGGGGCAATACCAACTGGTACAAAAGCTATCGTGGATAAACCTGAACCTCGGTCAGTCTAAACTACAGATAGATTATTTTGTGGGGATAGATGGCATTTCATTAGCCATGGTGGTAATGACATCGCTGGTGCTGGTTATAGCGGCGCTATCAGCCTGGGAGATAAAAAGTAACCTGAAAGGCTTTTTTATCCTGTTCCTGATATTGGATATGGCGGTTATCGGCGTTTTCTGCGCGTTGGATTTCTTCTTGTTCTACCTGTTTTATGAACTAATGCTGTTGCCACTCTACTTCCTGATAGGTATGTGGGGCGGGGTACGGCGCGAATATGCGGCTATCAAGTTCTTTCTGTATACGCTGTTCGGTTCGGTATTTATGCTGCTGGTAATGATAGGGTTATACCTCTCAGTACAGGACCCTGCCACGGGCAACCACACGTTTAACATGGTAACCATGATGAACCCGGCCAATTATATTTCCGGTTCTATTTTTGATACCATTAATCATTACACATTATTCGGCATGCACGCCCGTACGCTGGGCTTTATTATCCTGTTTATAGCCTTTGCCATTAAAGTACCCGTAGTGCCATTGCACACCTGGCTGCCCGATGCGCACGTGGAAGCGCCTACACCGGTGTCTATTATATTAGCGGGTATCCTGCTAAAAATTGGTGGTTACGGTATCATTAGGATCTGTACCGGGATATTCCCCGATGTGGCTACTACCGGTGCATTTTGGCTGGGCCTGCTGGGCATTATATCCATTATTTACGGCGCGTTGAATGCCCTGGCCCAACGCGATCTGAAACGTATGATCGCCTATTCATCCGTATCGCACATGGGCTTTGTGCTGCTGGGCATTGCCTCGCAAACGCCCGAGGGTATTGGCGGCGCTATGATGCAAATGGTAAGTCACGGCTTTTTATCGGCCATGCTGTTTTTCCTGGTAGGCGTAATTTACAACCGGGTGCACGATAGGGATATTTACAACTTCCGCGGCTTAAGCGGGTTGATGCCGCGCTATACAGTTTTTGTGATGATCGCCTTTTTCGCATCGTTAGGCTTGCCGGGCTTCTCGGCTTTCGTGGCCGAGGCTTTCTCGCTGGCGGGGGCGTTTAAATCTTTCACCTTTAACGGGCTGATGCCGCAATGGCTGGCCGTGTGCGGTGTGCTGGGGATATTACTAAGCGCCGCTTACTTTTTATGGACGCTGCAGCGGATGTTTTTTGGCAAGGAATTATTAAAAGGCGGCGAAACCTGGCATTTGGCCCTTACCGATTTGAACTGGCGCGAAACCATAACCCTTGTACCGCTGGCTGTGCTGGCCCTGGCTTTAGGTATTATGCCATCGCTGGTGTTTGATAAGATAAACGATTCGGTACTGGCTTTAGTAAGCTTTTTACACGGCTGA
- a CDS encoding DUF4139 domain-containing protein has product MLNKLLMAGIILFISAQVKADDSQKVSSKIQKVTIFLNSGQVTRTATASIKPGTTTLVFDHIAPDIDAQSVQVHATGDFTILSVTPEVNVANEQTRQKTIDDLLAQQKVIKDKIAAQTDLMSIYLDEEKLLKNQLTNNTTNATVDIVKLKQALDFQTARLTELKKNEMLVTQQVDALNTELQKINALITTTENSGSKKSSNILVTVSSVGNTVGQFTLSYRVYRASWTPVYNIRAKDVKSPVTIVYKAKVTQQSGEDWKDVKLTLSTGNPNVNANRPDLSPYYLDIPKYEMAQDKRSNQLNEVVIVRGMATQSLGKVYGMASVPGVTQQENQTATEFNINTPFSVNADGKQATVEMNQVELPAKYEYYAAPKINTNVFLTALVTDWNKYNFLPGDMNLFFEGTYIGKSYLNSRTANDTLKLSLGTDKNIVVTRTLQKNLTGKQGIASNRKETRDWLIEVKNRKSQPINLLLEDQIPVSENTDIVVDAKELSGGKLDTKTGLIAWNFTLAPLDNKKAVLSYQVRLPKNQLIAVQ; this is encoded by the coding sequence ATGCTTAACAAATTATTAATGGCCGGGATAATTTTATTCATATCAGCACAGGTAAAAGCTGACGATAGCCAAAAAGTGAGTTCAAAAATTCAGAAAGTAACTATTTTTTTAAACAGCGGGCAAGTAACCCGTACTGCAACAGCAAGCATTAAGCCTGGTACAACCACACTGGTATTTGACCATATTGCGCCGGATATAGATGCACAAAGTGTGCAGGTGCATGCCACAGGCGATTTTACCATCCTGTCGGTTACACCCGAAGTTAACGTAGCGAACGAGCAAACACGGCAAAAAACTATTGATGACCTGCTGGCCCAGCAAAAAGTTATTAAGGATAAAATAGCCGCTCAAACAGATTTAATGAGCATTTACCTTGATGAGGAAAAATTACTGAAAAACCAACTTACTAATAATACCACAAATGCCACAGTTGATATTGTTAAACTAAAACAAGCGCTTGATTTTCAGACAGCCCGCTTAACCGAATTGAAAAAAAATGAAATGCTGGTTACTCAACAAGTTGATGCGCTGAATACCGAGCTGCAAAAGATTAACGCCCTGATAACCACTACTGAAAATAGCGGCAGTAAAAAAAGCAGTAATATTTTGGTAACGGTATCGTCTGTCGGTAATACGGTAGGGCAGTTTACCTTAAGCTACCGCGTTTACCGCGCCAGCTGGACACCTGTTTATAATATCCGTGCTAAAGATGTAAAAAGTCCGGTAACTATTGTATATAAAGCTAAGGTTACCCAGCAAAGCGGTGAGGACTGGAAAGATGTGAAACTCACCTTATCGACAGGTAACCCTAACGTTAATGCCAACAGGCCCGATCTTTCCCCATATTACCTGGATATCCCAAAATATGAAATGGCCCAGGATAAAAGAAGCAATCAATTAAATGAAGTAGTTATAGTGAGGGGGATGGCCACACAAAGCCTTGGAAAGGTATATGGCATGGCATCGGTTCCGGGTGTTACCCAGCAGGAAAACCAAACCGCGACAGAGTTTAATATCAACACGCCTTTTTCGGTAAATGCCGATGGTAAACAAGCTACGGTTGAAATGAACCAGGTAGAACTGCCGGCTAAATACGAATACTACGCGGCGCCCAAAATAAACACCAACGTATTTTTAACCGCCCTGGTAACCGATTGGAACAAGTACAACTTTTTGCCCGGCGATATGAACCTGTTTTTTGAAGGTACTTATATTGGTAAATCATATTTAAATAGCCGTACCGCTAACGATACTTTAAAACTTTCTCTGGGCACTGATAAAAATATTGTAGTAACCCGTACCTTGCAAAAAAATTTAACAGGGAAACAGGGTATCGCATCTAACAGAAAAGAAACCCGCGATTGGCTGATAGAGGTAAAGAACAGGAAATCGCAACCTATAAATTTGTTATTGGAAGACCAGATACCCGTATCCGAAAACACAGATATTGTGGTAGATGCAAAGGAATTATCGGGCGGTAAACTGGATACTAAAACAGGTTTAATTGCCTGGAATTTTACTTTAGCCCCGCTGGATAATAAAAAGGCCGTTTTGAGTTACCAGGTGCGCCTTCCTAAAAATCAACTTATTGCAGTACAATAG
- a CDS encoding NADH-quinone oxidoreductase subunit N — translation MHDLLPYISYQLNTAISSVHYFMPEVYLSVLFLLVLITGLVYTRSAAAICRVVSVVGMVCVILQDGIQYLLPVDEMRPMFGGMLLLHHTSVVFKLIIDFISLLLLLYFAWDRQLKAHKKGLSDLYAIVIASILGLHLMVMSINLLSIYLAIEFVSLASYLMVAYKAEQGISAGAGLKYVLFGAASSAVMLYGISLLYAFTGFTDLFAAQFVHNLSAVNPVSVSFALVLIFAGLGFKLSFVPMHFWVPDVYQGAATPVTAYLSTLPKIAAFAMLVNFVRPFIISGIWTSFDFRLFLSVVGLITMVAGNFAAVMQKNIKRMLAYSSIGHTGFALMAVICFSPDGLKALLFYLAVYSVANIGALMLASYFTNITGAENVDDYKGLGFKLPTASVCFVIILISLTGLPVTAGFIGKVLVFQSIYCRYQLDHQLLYLLLMGTGALTTVVALFYYIKIPLYLFLRKTDNNHEYVVTSQSLLFAAVVISFLLVFIGIFPDYLAKYL, via the coding sequence ATGCACGACCTATTACCCTACATATCGTACCAGTTAAATACCGCCATCAGCAGTGTGCACTACTTTATGCCCGAGGTTTACCTGAGCGTGCTGTTTTTACTGGTGCTGATAACCGGCCTGGTTTATACCCGCAGCGCGGCAGCTATATGTCGTGTGGTCTCGGTAGTAGGGATGGTGTGTGTGATATTGCAGGACGGCATCCAATACCTACTGCCTGTAGATGAAATGCGGCCTATGTTTGGCGGAATGCTATTGTTGCACCATACCTCGGTAGTGTTTAAACTGATTATTGACTTTATAAGCCTGCTGCTGCTGCTTTATTTTGCCTGGGACAGGCAGTTGAAGGCCCATAAGAAGGGATTGTCCGATCTTTATGCCATTGTTATAGCCTCAATACTGGGCCTGCACCTAATGGTGATGTCCATCAACCTGCTATCCATCTACCTGGCTATCGAGTTTGTTTCGCTGGCCTCGTACCTGATGGTGGCTTATAAGGCGGAGCAGGGGATAAGCGCAGGGGCAGGCTTAAAGTACGTGCTGTTCGGCGCGGCTTCATCGGCGGTAATGCTGTATGGCATTTCGTTGCTGTATGCCTTCACGGGTTTTACCGATCTGTTTGCCGCGCAATTTGTGCATAATTTATCGGCAGTAAACCCTGTCAGCGTTTCATTTGCGCTGGTGTTAATTTTTGCGGGATTAGGCTTTAAGCTATCTTTTGTACCCATGCATTTTTGGGTACCCGATGTTTACCAGGGCGCCGCTACCCCGGTTACGGCTTACCTGTCTACTTTGCCTAAAATTGCAGCTTTTGCTATGCTGGTAAACTTTGTAAGGCCATTTATAATATCAGGCATATGGACAAGTTTTGATTTCAGGCTGTTCCTTTCAGTAGTAGGATTAATTACCATGGTAGCCGGCAATTTTGCCGCGGTAATGCAAAAGAATATCAAGCGCATGCTGGCGTATAGCAGTATCGGCCATACCGGTTTTGCATTAATGGCCGTAATATGTTTCAGTCCCGATGGTTTGAAGGCCTTATTGTTTTACCTTGCGGTATACAGTGTTGCCAACATAGGCGCGCTGATGCTGGCATCGTACTTCACTAATATTACCGGCGCCGAGAATGTGGACGATTATAAAGGGCTGGGCTTTAAACTGCCGACTGCTTCGGTGTGCTTCGTAATTATCCTTATTTCGTTAACGGGTTTGCCGGTAACCGCCGGTTTTATTGGGAAGGTGCTGGTATTCCAGTCGATATATTGTAGGTACCAGTTAGATCATCAGTTGCTTTACCTGCTGTTGATGGGTACCGGTGCGCTGACCACCGTGGTAGCATTATTCTATTACATTAAAATACCGCTTTATTTATTCCTGCGCAAAACAGATAATAACCACGAATACGTGGTGACCAGCCAAAGCTTGTTGTTTGCGGCGGTTGTTATTTCTTTTCTGCTGGTGTTTATCGGGATATTCCCCGATTATTTGGCTAAATATTTATAA